The proteins below come from a single Miscanthus floridulus cultivar M001 chromosome 1, ASM1932011v1, whole genome shotgun sequence genomic window:
- the LOC136484983 gene encoding remorin 4.1-like — MLHEQQAPPSPAVAAPPPVPSAPSPASNHHHDDDGDGGHDVEVTTFRDIHPLTPDAPTPPARTRSWDTASHRSFSSEEQFMTMSREFTAMVAAGATMQTGGGANGGYDGGADQLTSIGEDELEETNPLAIVPDSHPIATPARSRASAADAGLEVVPAPTPTPQPPAHVEASQVKKEEVETKVSAWQTAEVAKINNRFKREEVVINGWETEQVEEASAWLKKIERKLDEQRAKAVEKTQNDIAKARRKAEEKRASAEAKRGLKLAKVLELANFMKAVGRVPTKRSFF, encoded by the exons ATGTTGCATGAGCAGCAGGCACCGCCATCACCGGCAGTAGCAGCGCCACCGCCAGTGCCCTCGGCGCCGAGCCCGGCCAGCAACCACcaccacgacgacgacggcgacggcggccatGATGTCGAGGTCACGACGTTCCGCGACATCCACCCTCTGACGCCCGACGCACCGACGCCCCCCGCGCGTACCAGGTCCTGGGACACCGCCAGCCACCGCTCCTTCTCGTCCGAGGAGCAGTTCATGACGATGAGCCGCGAGTTCacggccatggtcgccgccggggCGACCATGCAGACCGGCGGAGGCGCCAACGGCGGGTACGACGGCGGCGCCGACCAGCTCACCAGCATCGGCGAGGACGAGCTGGAGGAGACCAACCCGCTGGCCATCGTCCCTGACAGCCACCCCATCGCCACGCCCGCTAGGTCCAGGGCGTCCGCCGCCGACGCCGGGCTGGAGGTCGTGccggcgccgacgccgacgccgcagcCGCCCGCGCACGTGGAGGCTAGCCAGGTGAAGAAGGAGGAGGTGGAGACCAAGGTGTCGGCGTGGCAGACGGCCGAGGTGGCCAAGATCAACAACCGCTTCAAGAGGGAGGAGGTGGTCATCAACGGATGGGAGACCGAGCAGGTGGAGGAGGCCTCCGCATGGCTCAAGAAGATCGAG AGGAAGCTGGACGAGCAGCGCGCCAAGGCGGTGGAGAAGACGCAGAACGACATCGCCAAGGCGCGGCGCAAGGCGGAGGAGAAGCGGGCGTCGGCGGAGGCCAAGCGGGGCCTCAAGCTGGCCAAGGTGCTGGAGCTCGCAAACTTCATGAAGGCCGTCGGCAGGGTGCCCACCAAGCGCTCCTTCTTCTAG